In a genomic window of Stegostoma tigrinum isolate sSteTig4 chromosome 45, sSteTig4.hap1, whole genome shotgun sequence:
- the tmem256 gene encoding transmembrane protein 256, translated as MAASAFGRVAGLSGALAVGLGAYGAHGFRRSDRDDYLKELFETANKYHFLHSLALLGVPHCRKPLLAGSLLTSGMVMFCGSLYYQAVTGDPMFTKAAPYGGTILIVGWAAMAL; from the exons ATGGCGGCGAGTGCGTTTGGTCGGGTGGCGGGCTTATCGGGCGCTCTGGCCGTTGGGCTCGGCGCTTATGGGGCGCACG GATTTCGGCGCAGTGACCGAGATGATTATTTGAAAGAG CTGTTTGAAACTGCAAACAAGTACCACTTCCTCCACAGCCTGGCACTCCTGGGTGTTCCCCACTGCAGGAAACCTCTGCTG GCTGGCTCCTTGCTGACCTCTGGCATGGTGATGTTCTGTGGTTCCCTCTACTATCAAGCTGTGACTGGAGATCCAATGTTCACCAAAGCTGCACCATATGGAGGAACTATTCTAATAGTGGGCTGGGCAGCCATGGCACTCTGA